The nucleotide sequence gatacgacacgacacgaaattaacaggtgttcgggtcgacacgataatgaatcaggtcgttatcgggtaacccgataagcacctgttaagataacaggttgattcgggtatacacgtggataacacgatacacgataagcagaatattattttaataattttataaccctaaaaaaatactgtaataattatatatattaatttaacaattttatacccctaaaaactgtaataaatatatatatatatatatatatatatatattaaattaactataataattatacccctaaaatattaactatctataataattatatgtatataaatatatattaaattttgaattaaattttataaaaactataataattattaattaatatgcattcattgatttgattccataATTGATAATTCCATTCCATTCCCTGCAGTGCCgtcctttttgaagaaaaagagagggaaaaatgaaaattaatagaagtggtgagatttttttttttttttttttaagttattaactttttattgcgtatttgacatatctcactatttttataatgactcaCGTGATGTACTAGTCCGTATACCAAtcaattatacgtacaaaataaatagatttaaatctacttaataaatacacacacacacacacacacacaccattgaacttgatggaatacgaattctccaaaactaatttcagcgatcccaaccgtcaaacttgtttgtatatgcttcgagatcacatcagcaaaaagtTGCAAataacaaacattcagatatcaagtaacgggacaaaacttttcgacggttataagagaaaaatcacaatttaacggttattttaacttcgattttgatgattttttacagctacactcattgaccctatatgaatacaatgaatgaatttgatcttcaatttaaaatatttacacaagtggataccacaaaatcttatgttatacttgatgaaagaataaataaactctaactgttagtcaatctattgtttttatgggatacaaattctccaaaactaatttcaacgatccctaccatcaaacttgtttgtatatgctttgagatcacatcagcaaaaaatcacaaaaaacaaacattcagagatcaagcaacgggacaaagctttttaacggttataaacgaaaaatcacgatttaacggttattttaactccgattttgatgatcttttacaactacactccttgaccctatatgaatacaatttataaattcgaccttcaatttaaaatatttacacaagtaaataccacaaatcttatgttatacttaaagaaagtataaataaactcaagtgttagtcaatctatagttttgatgggaaacgaattatccgaaactaatttcaacgatcccaactgtcaaacttgtttatatatgcttcgagatcacatcagaaaaaaatcacaaaaaacaaacattcagagatcaagtaacaggacaaagcttttcgacggttataaacaaaaaatcatgatttaacggttattttaactccgattctgatgattttttacaactacaatccttgaccctatatgaatacaatgaataaattcgatcttcaatttaaaatatttatacaagtggataccacaaaatcttatattatacttaatgaaagtataaataaactcttaagtgttagtcaatctatcattttgatgggatacaaattctccgaaactaatttcaatgatcaaaaccgttaaacttgtttgtatatgctttgagatcacatcagcaaaaaatcacaaaaaacaaacattcagagatcaagtaacaggacaaagcttttcaacggttataaacgaaaaatcacgatttaacggttattttaactccgattttgatgattttttacagctacactccttgaccctttatgaatacaatgaataaattcgatcttcaatttaaaatatttatacaagtgaataccacaaaatcttatgttatacttaattaaagtataaataaactctaagtgttagtcaatctatcattttgatgggaaacgaattatccgaaactaatttcaacgatcccaaccgtcaaacttgtttgtatttgcttcgagatcacatcagcaaaaaatcacaaaaaacaaacattcagagatcaagtaacaggacaaagtttttcgacggttataaaggaaaaatcacgatttaacggttattttaactccgattttgatgattttttacaactacactccttaaccctacatgaatacaataaatgaattcgatcttcaatttaaaatattacacaagtggataccacaaaatcttatattatacttaatgaaagtataaataaactctaaagtattagtcaatctatcgttttgatgagatacaaattctctgaaactaatttcaacgatcaaaattgttaaacttgtttgtatatgcttcgagatcacatcagcaaaaaatcgcaaaaaacaaacattcagagatcaagtaacgggacaaaacttttccacggttataaacgaaaactcacgatttaacggttattttaactccgattttgatgattttttacagctacactccttaactctatatgaatatcatgaatAAACTCGATCttctatttaaaatatttacactagtggataacacaaaatcttatgttatacttaatgaaagtataaataaactctaagtgttagtgaatctattgttttgataggatacgcattatatgaaactagtttcaacgatctaaccgtcaaacatgtttgtatatgtttcgaGATCGTATatgtcaaaaatttcaaaaaacaaacgttCAGAGAGCAAGTAACGGGCCAATACTTTTTGAcgattatcaacgaaaaatcacgatttaacggttattttaactctgattttgatgattttttacaactacactccttgaccttatatgaaaacaataaatgaattcgatcttcaatttaaaatatttacacaagtggataccacaaaatcttatgttatgtttaatgaaagtataaataaactctaagtgttagtgaatctattgttttgataggatacgcattctacgaaactagtttcaactatcccaaccgtcaaacttgtttgtatatgcttcgagatcgcatcagccaaaaatcacaaaaaacaaacattcagagatcaagtaacgggacaaagtttttcgacggttataaaggaaaaatcacgatttaacaattattttaactccgattttgatgattttttatagctacactcattgaccctatatgaatacaataaatgaattcgatcttcaatttaaaatatttacactagtggataccacaaaatcttatgttatacttaatgaaagtatgaataaactcttaagtattagtcaatctatcattttaatgggatacgcattctacgaaactaatttcaacgatccaaccgtcaaaaatgtttgtatatactttgaggtCACATAaaccaaacattcagagatcaagtaacgggacaaaacttttccacggttataaacgaaaaatcacgatttaacggatattttaactccgattttgatgattttttacagccacactccttgaccctatgtgaatatcatgaatgaattcgatcttcaatttaaaatatttacactagtagataccacaaaatcttatgttatacttaatgaaagtataaataaactctaagtgttagtgaatctattgttttgatgggatacgcattatatgaaactagtttcaacgatccaaccgtcaaacatgtttgtatatgtttcgagatcgcatatgtcaaaaatttcaaaaaacaaacgttCAGAGAGCAAGTAACGGCCCAAAACTTTTTGAcgattatcaacgaaaaatcacgatttaacggttattttaactccgattttgatgattttttacaactacactccttgaccctatatgaatacaatgaatgaattcgatcttcaatttaaaatatttacacaagtggataccacaaaatcttatgttatgtttaatgaaagtataaataaactctaagtgttagtgaatctattgttttgataagatacgcattctacgaaactagtttcaacgatcccaaccgtcaaacttgtttgtatatgtttcgagatcgcatcagccaaaaatcacaaaaaacaaacattcagagatcaagtaacgggacaaagtttttcgacggttataaaggaaaaatcacgatttaacgattattttaactccgattttgatgattttttacagctacactccttgaccctatatgaatacaatgaatgaattcgatcttcaatttaaaatatttaccctagtagataccacaaaatcttatgttatacttaatgaaagtataaataaactccaagtgttagtgaatctatcgttttgatgggatacgcattctacgaaaataatttcattgatctaaccgtcaaacttgtttgtatatacttcaagatcgcatacgcaaaaaatcgcaaaaaccaaaattcagagatgaattcgatcttcaatttaaaatatttacactattggataccacaaaatcttatgtcatgatgatcgatgaaaattgaggattttgtaaaaggaataacatgcaagctctgagttccattggcaaggtttaaacttttgagaaagacttcacaaccttgaaaacaaaaactctttcattttgcatatcattgcacatttaatattttgtaatagattagtagtgtatggatgtttgtttattaggctcttatttttaagggtagatgtagtacttaaacgacaaatgtgttttaatgttttgaagtaatatttatgtggtaatgtgtggtatgtgcaaatttaagaaaaaaaacatttttcttaacgggtcatagctggtcataacgggtcgggtcactttatctgttgggtaaagtgacccgacctgttaaggacccgttaagataacaggtgttacacgaaaacgacacgaacacgacagacatgACCCGTTTGCCAAGCCTACTCTCAATACAGAAGAAGAACCTGAATCCTAAACCCTTAATGACAAGTAAGTTGCTATACGGGCAAATATAAATCAAACCATAATGAGCAGGAAAAGACAATGAAAAACCTTTTATTGCATTAGGAAACCTATAAAACCAATAGAGCAGTGATTATCCATGAAAACGTTAATGTCGCTCAGAAGGGTCATCTTGCAGTAGTAAACCAGCAATAAAAGGTATTCTGATCACACACCGGGATATCTGATCCTGTGCTCTTTTCGTTTTCATAGTTATACCATGCAGGCATACACAACTTCTAATTACTATCCGACGATGAACATCACTAACGCAACACCATAAATGAAACCAGTTCATCAAACGCAATCTACACTAGCTTGAAAATCCCCATTACTCCAAACATTCTAAGCTAATTAGACAAGAATccaaatacataaacaattaatcaacaacaaagacctgaacaaacaaaattcaaataccCAATTATACTATCTGTAGTTTACAACTAAATAAACCCAGAATCGAATAtcgaaaagaaaacaaaaacaccaTCACAAACACACCCATTTCTTTAAACGCTCAAAACCATCAGGAGAAATTATACTTTCTTAAAAAACCCAATTGGGGCCACAAAATTCCTGAGCTAAAACCCACATTGTATCAGTAATAAATCAACAATCTGATCAATACCCAGATGAAATGAGCAGGAGAAATTACCAAATCCGGCGAGGAATGGTAGCAGAGATAGGAGATTCCGCCGGAGACGGCTGCGACTGCTCCGAAGGGAATGCGGAAGCTGGACTTCGATTGACCTCGAAACGAGCTGTTGAAGGCGATCGGCGCCGCCTTGGCGAGCCTTTGGAAGAAGGTAGCCATTGGAAGAAGCAAAGCACAAATGCTGCTGGCCACTTGCCTTGCTGATTTCCCACTACTCTTGGCGACGTTTCCAGTTTCCACTTTCGTGGGAAAAGTCTTAACGTTTCTGGCGTGGAAGTCAGTGATTACTGGGCCCAATAGCCACAAGGCCCAATTTATGGATTGGATACTTTTCACTGGGTGGGCCGGGAATTCAAATATGGGCCTTGACTGATGAAGTTATGAGACATAGGTCGAAGCTTAAGGCCTGATGTGCTCTCAATTTCCAGTGGACCGGTGCCTCAATGTGAAAAAAGAAACCTTTCCTCTCGTGGAAAGTACTGATAATCCATGTGTTTTATGAGTCCTGTTAAGATACAAGTATCTAACAAAtacaaacacttaaaaatattaCTTTCTGAGTCCCATTAAGATATAAGTAGGTAACCAATACGAACACTTGAAGAGAGTTTCACGTCAAATTTGTTGAAATTCGACATGGCCTTCCACATACATAAAGTTTTTTGGATTagatttgttgaaatttgagtgtcgatgaaagaaaattgaagacaAAGAAGCAGACTCAACGACGAATTTAGGTCGTCGCACTTTTGAGATGCAATGTGAAGTCGAGAGCATCAGCATCCATGGATTTGGGGCTCAATCTTTGTTGAATTCGAATGGTAATGGAAGTAAATCCAAGAGAAGGAAGAACACATGATATCTTTACCAAAATACCCTTCTATCTTTTGCTTGAATACACGCCACATAAGCAATATTTCTGCCATATTAGCACATTCTGTCACATTTTGACTTAATAAACAAAATCTCAGCAAAATAAAGTGAAAATCAAGTTTCAAGTTGCAAAGTAACGATATTTTCATTACAAGAGAAACGAATTATGGTCTATTTATAACCAGATAATGAGATTCAAACATCTCATGATTATATGATTGAATTAGGATAACAATATCTCATAGCACCAATAGTATAGTTGGTGATGGTAAAACAATCCAAGTGATTCGCGCCTTCTTGATAAGCCGGTAACTGAACGACCATCAGTCAACCTTCGCCTTCTCAGGCGGTTTCAGAGATACGTAAAATCCTTGTCTGTCTGCCAATTCGGAATCGAACATTATCTCCTTTCCGTAAACAATGATGTGCAGAAAGAGAGATGACATTTCGTCCCCTCGAGTGGACAACACAACAAATTTCATAACAAAATATGTCCTATTCAGTATTGTTCCCAAATTTATTTGGAATTCGAGTTTAAGTTGTGTATGCTTCGTAATAACACAGTTTATTGCAcacaaatttgaaataaaacccAGTAAGTGCTTCTTGTAAGTGAAATCATCATTGCTGAATCAAAAATACCATTTCTTCAGTGTACCCGAGCTCTTTTAGTATGCCACTGAGCTGCAACAAAGCAAACAGAGAGTtatgagaaaaaagaaatagaaacgGTAATGGACTAAATGGTTTTACCGCAATTAAAAAGCAGGATACTGCCCTTCTTTACCTCTCCTTGCGATCGGTCTTGAGCCCTGTCACCAGATATATGTTTCATCATCCCAGGAGGACCACATACCTGCACAAGCAATGCAGGTCGATCGATGagatctaatgaaaattgaactAGAAGATGATATCGACAAGTACATAGTGCCTCTGCAGTATGTAACACTTACCAGGATGAGAGTATCTTCACCAGGAGCAGGTAAGCCTTTAACTGCCATGTCCTTTGATATGTAACCTTTTCCCCCTATCCAACTCTTTGTTGGATTATCTACAGTGTAAAATACCTGCATTTGGTTTCAAAAAATAAAGCCACGTTTCATgagagagaccatccaaatttgGAGTGATGCAATGATGGTATTTTATGATGAGACAAATGGTACCTTTAAATTTGGGTGGCTAGCTGCAAGTATGTCGAGTTTCTGTTTAAGCAGTATGTCATCAGGGGAGACATTCGCATAAAGAAGTGACACCTAGGCCATCATCAATCGTCAATTTCACACAATTACAAAATATGCTGAGACTGTCGTATAGCGATTATTACATAGAATTGACATTGTTAAATATCACAAATATACTTACTCTATTATGTATATAAGTACACATATTAAAATGAGAAGTTCAAGATTTCAATTGGATAGACCGCAGTTGTGAATGTTGTGATGTAAAGACTAATGATATAGGCTATCTCTCACCTGAGTTGTGTCGTCAGGATTTTTCAGTATGGCCTCAATAACCTGAAGCATTGGAGTAATACCTGTACCACCGGCAATCTGTAACAAAGAATGAAATCGCACTTTCAGACAAAGAGACCACACAGATTTATCATACACCAATGATCTTAATTTTTGTAAGTATTCACGTGTATAGACACACAATGCAAGAAAGAACTGAACACCACTACCATAATTGATAAAGCTAACGACGATGCAAATGCATGGAACCCATGAGATATTCGTAAAAGGTGGagaaaattattatatattatatattgaaTTCTATACAAGTAGCTCATACCATGCCTATATGTTTCTTCATGTTGGGAGTATATCTGAGTTTTTCAATGGGCCTGCAAGAAACGGATACACCTGATTAGAAGATGATTTAGAGCATATCCACTGCTATTGCTTGTGAATGTGGATAAATTACCCCTTCATTTCAACTATGTCGCCTGGTTTTAAACTTGCGAAATGCTGGCTCATTTTTCCTTCTGGATACACCTGCATAGAGtttcaacaaaaatgaaagAAGCTTGAATTGCATCTAAGGGTCAATGAATCCTCAGAAACTTAACCAAATCAAGCGAATAAGTGAATATAATTGACAGCATACCTTAATTAACAAGTCAAAGTATCCCTTGGCATCTGGATCTGAAATAGGAGTATACCTGAGCATAAAGGTAAACTGAATAAACACTACAAGTCATGCAAATGAAAATATACGAGGTGACTGAAAATCAAAAAGTAAATTCAATAACTCATACAAACAGCTGCAGGTAAGAGAAATACAGAATTCAAAGACTTCCAAAGTTACATAATTAAGTCCCGGCataaggagaaaataaaaacagcATTTAACATGAGGCCAGAAAGACTTACGGGCGTATGACATATTTTGGTTTCCCTTCAGCATCTTGTTCTAATGGAGCCCTAGTGTTACAGGATCACAGGGACAAAAAACTATATCAATAAGGAATTTCAAGACAAAGCAGAGTAATTATAAACAGAAGAGTATACCTCGTAAGGAGACATGAAGCAACATATATACCCAACTTGGCATTCGGATCAAATGTAAACCTGCCAGTTTTGGAGAAAACTAAGAGAAATCAGTCACATTGA is from Pyrus communis chromosome 10, drPyrComm1.1, whole genome shotgun sequence and encodes:
- the LOC137748276 gene encoding NADH-cytochrome b5 reductase-like protein, which encodes MATFFQRLAKAAPIAFNSSFRGQSKSSFRIPFGAVAAVSGGISYLCYHSSPDLVYLDEIKEQTGPKVALNPDKWVEFKLQDTARVSHNTQLFRFTFDPNAKLGIYVASCLLTRAPLEQDAEGKPKYVIRPYTPISDPDAKGYFDLLIKVYPEGKMSQHFASLKPGDIVEMKGPIEKLRYTPNMKKHIGMIAGGTGITPMLQVIEAILKNPDDTTQVSLLYANVSPDDILLKQKLDILAASHPNLKVFYTVDNPTKSWIGGKGYISKDMAVKGLPAPGEDTLILVCGPPGMMKHISGDRAQDRSQGEVKKGSILLFNCGKTI